The Gemmatimonadales bacterium genome includes a window with the following:
- a CDS encoding ferritin-like domain-containing protein: protein MPKLSSLDDLLVHELQDIYNAESQILKALPKMTKAATYPELKQAFEAHRQQTEGQVKRLEQVFKLLGVPARGRKCDGMAGLLEEGKKMMEEDAEAAVMDAGLIAAAQKVEHYEIASYGCVCTYAEMLGYDQVHELLGQNLDEEETTDQKLTALAESVINQEAASPEEGEEVERETSF from the coding sequence ATGCCGAAGCTCTCATCTCTGGACGACCTCCTCGTCCATGAACTGCAGGATATCTACAACGCGGAAAGCCAGATTCTGAAGGCCCTGCCGAAGATGACCAAGGCCGCGACCTATCCCGAGCTCAAGCAGGCGTTCGAGGCCCACCGGCAGCAGACCGAGGGCCAGGTCAAGCGCCTCGAGCAGGTCTTCAAGCTGCTCGGCGTCCCGGCCAGGGGGCGGAAGTGTGACGGGATGGCGGGGCTGCTGGAGGAAGGCAAGAAGATGATGGAGGAAGACGCGGAAGCGGCCGTGATGGACGCGGGCCTGATCGCGGCGGCCCAGAAGGTGGAGCACTATGAGATCGCGAGCTACGGCTGCGTCTGCACCTACGCGGAAATGCTGGGCTACGATCAGGTGCACGAGCTGCTGGGCCAGAACCTGGACGAGGAGGAGACCACCGATCAGAAGCTCACCGCACTGGCCGAAAGCGTGATCAATCAGGAGGCGGCGTCGCCGGAGGAAGGCGAGGAGGTCGAGCGGGAGACCTCGTTCTGA